The DNA window CCACGGGCCCGCGGCACCGCAGCCCCACAGGTCAGAAGCGCGGCGGGCCCGCCATCGGCCCCGGTGGAGCGGCCTCGGTTGCGATGAGCATCGCTGCTGTGGATATCCTTCACCATCAGCCTGAGCAGCCCGGATTCGCGCGTGCCCGGCACCGTACGCGCTCGGTGCCGACCGGCCGCCGCCGCCCGCGGTTGACCTCCTTGGCCAATGTGGGTTCCGATGATCTCGCGGTGATCAGACACGCCTCACCGCCGTGGCAGAAGTGAAGGTGAGCGCGTGACAGACGACAGCCCCCGCGTTCCGAAGTACTACGACGTCAAACGGGCCGTGCTGGAGCTGACCAAGAGTCTGCCGCCCGGCACCGCGCTGCCGCCCGAGCGCACCCTCGCCGTGCGCTTCGAGACCTCCCGCACCACCGTCCGGCAGGCGCTGACCGAGCTGGTGGTCGAAGGGCGGCTGCTGCGCATCCAGGGCAAGGGCACGTTCGTGGCGCAGCCGAAGGTGGCGCAGGTGCTGCAGCTCACCTCGTACATCGGCGACCTGCGCACCGCCGGGCTGGAGCCCGACACCAAGATCCTGGAGATGGGCTACGTCACCGCCGACGAGGCCCTCGCCCGCCGCCTGGCCATCAATCCGGGCGGGCGCGTGCTGCGCATCCACCGCCTGCGCCTGGCCAACGGCGAGCCGGTCTCCATCGACACCACCCACCTGTCCGCCCGCCGCTTCCCCCGGCTGCGGCGCGAGCTGGAGGTCCACTCCTCGCTGTACGAGACCCTCCACAACGCCTACAACGTCCGGCTGACGGACGCCGAGGAGATCATCGAGACCGTCCTCGCCACCCCGTACGACGCCAAGGCGCTCGGCGTGGACGTCGGCCTGCCGATGCTCCTGCTCACCCGGCACGCTTTCGACGCCGACGGCAACCCGGTCGAGTGGGCCCAGTCGCTCTACCGCGGCGACCGCTACAAGTTCGTCACCCGCCTGCGCCGCCCCTGACGCCGAGACAGTCCCGTTGCGCATGGCGGCCGGTACGGCTGACCGCCACCGCCCGCCTGTGGGACAGTGGGTGAAACCTGCCCGTGCCCGCGCCGTCCGACAGCGCCGTGTGACAGTGGGGAGCGGCCACATGTCGCCGACACCTCCGGGGAAGGGCCCGCTGGACCCCCGCCTGTCCGGCATCGACCCCGCGCTCATGGACGCCTTCATCGCCGCCATGACGCGCGCCCACGCCCAGCTCGGCGGCCAGGCCCAGGCCATCAGGGAAGCGCTGGCCCGCGTGGGCGTCGGTGCGGCCGCCCTCGCCCCGATCAAGGAGATCGAGGACTGGGCGGGCGACCAGCTGCCGCGGCTGCGCGTACGCAACGAGCTGATCCGCAGGCGGATGCCCGAGTGGCTGCCCGGCTGGGCAGGCCCCGGGCTGACCCGCTACGACGAGGCGGAGGTGCCGTTCGCCTCGCCCGAGGAGGCCCGCCGCGCGGGCGCCGACCTCGCCCGGCGCTACCGCGCCTTCACCGAGGCCACCACAGGCAAGGTCGTCACCGACGAGGTCAAACGGCAACGGCGCGACCTGCTCGCCGAACTGCTCGCCCACCGCGACGACGCCGACCACGCCGCCGCCTTCTTCGGCGGCCTCGGCACCGCCGCCACCCAGGCGCTGCCCGCCGAGATCGACGACTTCTTCGCCCGCGGCGACCATCTGCCCGTCAGCGACCGGGCCGCCTCGCGCGAGCAGGCGCTCGCCGAGCTCAGCACGATGTTCGGCACGGCCGCGAGCGCCGCCTCCCGCGTGCCCGGCATGGCCAAGGTCATGGCCGACCTCCAGCGCGGCGGCGAAGGCGTCGATCAGGTCGCGCTGTCGTGGCTGGTGTACGCCGGCCGCTTCCCGGCCGCCTGGCTCGCCGCCGTCGGCCGGGCGAACGTCGTCATGCCCATGCTGAGCGGCACGCTCAAGCCCGAGACCGTCGCCTCCGGCGCCACGAGACGCTTCCTCGACGCGCTGGCCGCCGATCCCGCCGCGGCCCGGCTGGCGATCGGCTCGGTGTCACGCGACTGGCCCGACGGCGCCGCACGCCCGCCCTTCCCCTCGCCGCTCATCCTGCCGAAGCCCACGATGGCGGCCGTGCTGTCCGGGATGGACCGGTTCCTGGCCCGCGTGGAGCTGCGCGGCGACCCCGGGGAGTTCCGGCGCACCCGCGAGAGCTTCGCGGGGCTGCTGGCCGCCGGCTCCGGCGTACGCGACGAGCGCGACGGCGAGCACAGCCAGGACGCCTCCAGGTTCGCCTTCGCGGTGATCACCGCCGCGCCCCGCTTCTCGCTCACCGACTCCATGCGCGGCCG is part of the Nonomuraea coxensis DSM 45129 genome and encodes:
- a CDS encoding GntR family transcriptional regulator; the encoded protein is MTDDSPRVPKYYDVKRAVLELTKSLPPGTALPPERTLAVRFETSRTTVRQALTELVVEGRLLRIQGKGTFVAQPKVAQVLQLTSYIGDLRTAGLEPDTKILEMGYVTADEALARRLAINPGGRVLRIHRLRLANGEPVSIDTTHLSARRFPRLRRELEVHSSLYETLHNAYNVRLTDAEEIIETVLATPYDAKALGVDVGLPMLLLTRHAFDADGNPVEWAQSLYRGDRYKFVTRLRRP